A genomic segment from Rahnella aceris encodes:
- the elyC gene encoding envelope biogenesis factor ElyC: MLFILKKTLGGLLLPLPFILLFMAIALVLLWMTRWQKTGKVFFSLSWLLLLLLSLQPVADNLLRPIESVYPTYQASGNVPVKYVVVLGGGYTYNPAWAPSSNLINNSLPRVAEGIRIYRANPGSKMIFTGARAMTNPMSSAAVAGKVAESLGVPESDIILLDRPRDTHQEALQVKEMLGEQPFVLVTSANHLPRAIIFFRQLGLNPIPAPANQLAIDSPLNPWEKALPQALFLSHSERAWYEALGRVWQWMTLPAPAAK, translated from the coding sequence ATGTTATTTATCCTAAAAAAGACGCTGGGGGGCCTGTTATTACCTCTGCCATTTATTCTGCTCTTCATGGCGATTGCACTGGTGTTGCTGTGGATGACCCGCTGGCAAAAAACCGGAAAAGTGTTTTTTTCACTGAGTTGGCTGCTTCTGTTGCTGCTCAGCTTGCAACCTGTTGCGGATAACCTGCTGCGTCCTATTGAATCGGTTTACCCCACTTATCAGGCCAGTGGCAATGTGCCGGTAAAATATGTTGTCGTACTGGGCGGCGGTTATACCTATAACCCGGCGTGGGCACCGAGTTCTAATCTCATCAATAACAGCCTTCCTCGCGTGGCCGAAGGGATCCGCATTTACCGGGCAAATCCCGGTTCAAAAATGATCTTCACCGGTGCGCGGGCCATGACTAACCCGATGAGCAGTGCTGCGGTCGCCGGGAAAGTTGCGGAGAGTTTAGGGGTGCCGGAGAGCGATATTATTCTGCTCGACAGGCCACGGGATACACATCAGGAAGCTTTGCAGGTTAAAGAAATGCTGGGAGAGCAGCCGTTTGTGCTGGTGACGTCGGCAAACCATCTGCCGCGGGCAATCATTTTCTTCCGGCAACTGGGACTGAACCCTATTCCGGCACCGGCGAATCAGCTTGCGATAGATTCCCCGCTCAATCCGTGGGAAAAAGCGTTGCCTCAGGCACTGTTCTTGTCTCACAGCGAGCG
- the cmoM gene encoding tRNA uridine 5-oxyacetic acid(34) methyltransferase CmoM, protein MQDRNFDDMAEKFSRNIYGTTKGRIRQAVLGQDLHDLLQTLPQRPLRILDAGGGEGQMACELAALGHKVLLCDLSGEMIRRAEAAALEKGVSDNMQFVQCPAQHIAEHLEQPVDLILFHAVIEWLAEPQQALAALVDCLTPGGAISLMFYNIHGLVMRHMILGNFAHVEAGVPKIKKSSLLPDHPLEPAQVYQWLEELGMQISGKTGVRVFHDYLRNRQQHKQDFDELLALEQRYCRQEPFVSLGRYIHVMAHKPILKDEL, encoded by the coding sequence ATGCAGGATCGTAATTTCGACGATATGGCCGAGAAGTTTTCGCGCAATATCTACGGCACAACAAAGGGACGTATCCGTCAGGCTGTGCTGGGTCAGGATCTGCATGATTTACTACAGACTTTGCCTCAGCGGCCACTGCGCATCCTTGATGCGGGCGGCGGTGAAGGACAAATGGCCTGTGAACTGGCAGCTTTAGGACATAAGGTCTTGTTGTGTGATCTCTCCGGTGAGATGATCCGCCGCGCCGAGGCGGCTGCGCTGGAAAAAGGTGTGAGCGACAACATGCAATTTGTACAATGTCCGGCTCAGCATATCGCCGAACATTTGGAACAGCCGGTTGATCTGATATTGTTCCATGCGGTCATCGAATGGCTGGCCGAACCTCAACAGGCTCTGGCCGCACTGGTCGATTGTCTGACCCCCGGTGGCGCAATATCACTGATGTTTTACAATATCCACGGTCTGGTCATGCGGCACATGATCCTTGGCAATTTTGCTCATGTTGAAGCGGGTGTGCCAAAAATCAAAAAAAGCTCCCTGTTACCCGATCACCCGCTGGAGCCCGCACAGGTTTACCAGTGGCTGGAAGAACTTGGGATGCAGATCAGCGGCAAGACCGGTGTTAGAGTGTTCCACGATTATTTGCGAAACAGACAACAACATAAACAGGATTTTGATGAGCTTCTGGCGCTGGAACAGCGTTATTGTCGTCAGGAACCTTTTGTTAGTTTGGGACGTTACATCCACGTGATGGCGCACAAACCCATTCTGAAGGACGAATTATGA
- the mukF gene encoding chromosome partition protein MukF, giving the protein MSEFSQTVPELVAWARKNDFSISLPTERLAFLLAIATLNSERLDGEMSEGELVDAFRHVSKGFEQTNETITVRANNAINDMVRQRLLNRFVSELADGNAIYRLTPLAIGISDYYIRQREFSTLRLSMQLSIVAQELKRAADAAEEGGDDFHWHRNVYAPLKYSVAEIFDSIDMTQRIMDEQQQGVKDDIAALLNKDWRAAISSCEILLSETSGTLRELQDTLEAAGNLLQAHLMRIQDATMVELDLSFVDKLVFDLQNKLDRITSWGQQAIDLWIGYDRHVHKFIRTAIDMDKNRVFAQRLRQSVQNYFDQPWTLTFANADRLLDMRDEELALRSEEVTGELPPDLEFEEFNEIREQLAALIEQALQVYQQQKTPLNLGMVMREYLKQYPRARHFDVARIVVDQAVRLGVAEADFSGLHAEWQAINDYGAKVQAHVIDKY; this is encoded by the coding sequence ATGAGTGAATTTTCCCAGACTGTACCCGAACTGGTCGCCTGGGCACGCAAAAATGATTTCTCAATTTCGCTGCCAACGGAGCGGCTGGCTTTTCTTCTGGCAATCGCCACATTAAACAGCGAGCGCCTTGATGGAGAAATGAGTGAGGGTGAACTGGTCGACGCGTTTCGTCATGTCAGCAAGGGATTTGAGCAGACAAATGAAACCATCACCGTACGTGCCAATAACGCCATCAATGACATGGTGCGTCAGCGTTTGCTCAACCGTTTTGTCAGTGAACTGGCCGACGGTAATGCCATTTATCGCCTGACGCCTTTGGCGATCGGCATTTCAGATTATTACATCCGCCAGCGTGAGTTCTCAACGTTGCGGTTGTCTATGCAGTTGTCGATCGTTGCTCAGGAACTCAAGCGTGCAGCCGATGCAGCCGAAGAGGGCGGTGATGATTTTCACTGGCATCGCAATGTTTACGCGCCACTTAAATACTCCGTAGCTGAAATTTTTGACAGTATCGACATGACCCAGCGGATCATGGACGAGCAGCAGCAGGGCGTGAAAGACGACATTGCCGCGTTGCTCAATAAAGACTGGCGTGCGGCAATTTCCAGTTGTGAAATCCTCCTGTCAGAAACTTCCGGCACGCTGCGTGAATTGCAGGATACGCTCGAGGCGGCCGGTAACCTGTTGCAGGCGCATCTTATGCGTATTCAGGATGCCACGATGGTCGAACTCGATTTGAGCTTTGTCGACAAACTGGTTTTCGACCTGCAGAACAAACTCGACCGCATTACCAGTTGGGGCCAGCAGGCTATTGACCTGTGGATTGGCTATGACCGGCATGTGCATAAATTTATCCGTACCGCCATCGACATGGATAAAAACCGGGTGTTCGCCCAGCGTCTGCGCCAGTCGGTTCAGAACTATTTTGATCAGCCATGGACGCTGACCTTCGCCAATGCTGACCGTCTGCTGGATATGCGCGATGAAGAACTGGCCTTGCGCAGCGAGGAAGTGACCGGCGAACTTCCGCCAGATCTTGAGTTTGAAGAATTTAACGAAATCCGCGAACAACTTGCGGCATTGATTGAACAGGCATTACAGGTTTATCAGCAACAAAAAACGCCGCTCAATCTGGGCATGGTAATGCGCGAATATCTTAAACAGTATCCGCGTGCCCGACATTTTGATGTCGCGCGAATTGTGGTCGACCAGGCTGTGCGCCTTGGTGTGGCTGAAGCAGATTTTTCAGGATTGCATGCCGAATGGCAGGCAATCAATGATTACGGAGCCAAGGTGCAGGCCCATGTCATCGACAAATATTGA
- the mukE gene encoding chromosome partition protein MukE — protein sequence MSSTNIEHIMPAKLAQALANSVFPALDSQLRSGRHIGIDELDNHAFLMDYQEEMELFYSRYNVELIRAPEGFFYLRPRSTTLIPRSVLSELDMMVGKILCYLYLSPERLAHEGIFTQQELYDELLSLADESKLLKYVNQRSTGSDLDRQKLQDKVRTSLNRLRRLGMVYFMGVDSSKFRITEAVFRFGADVRSGDDAREAQLRMIRDGEAMPVDSALSLNDESEDGESLAVQQGHESAEDEQE from the coding sequence ATGTCATCGACAAATATTGAACACATAATGCCAGCTAAGCTGGCGCAGGCACTGGCGAACTCAGTGTTTCCTGCTCTCGACAGCCAGCTGCGTTCTGGCCGTCATATCGGTATTGATGAGCTGGATAACCACGCTTTCCTGATGGACTATCAGGAAGAAATGGAACTCTTTTACAGCCGCTACAACGTGGAGTTAATCCGGGCACCAGAAGGTTTCTTCTACCTGCGCCCGCGCTCCACCACGCTTATCCCGCGCTCCGTACTATCTGAGCTGGATATGATGGTGGGTAAAATCCTTTGCTATCTGTATCTCAGCCCGGAACGTCTGGCGCATGAGGGGATTTTTACCCAGCAGGAACTGTATGACGAATTACTGAGCCTGGCGGATGAAAGCAAATTACTTAAATACGTCAACCAACGTTCAACCGGCTCAGATTTGGATCGCCAGAAATTGCAGGACAAAGTCCGCACGTCCCTGAACCGACTACGCCGGCTGGGCATGGTGTATTTCATGGGGGTTGATAGCAGCAAATTCCGTATCACTGAAGCGGTATTCCGGTTTGGTGCGGATGTCCGCAGCGGCGATGACGCGCGCGAAGCACAACTGCGGATGATCCGCGACGGTGAAGCAATGCCCGTCGACAGCGCGCTGTCACTGAATGACGAAAGTGAGGACGGCGAATCGCTGGCAGTGCAGCAAGGGCATGAGAGCGCAGAGGATGAACAGGAATGA
- the mukB gene encoding chromosome partition protein MukB, with protein MIERGKFRSLTLVNWNGFFARTFDLDSLVTTLSGGNGAGKSTTMAAFVTALIPDLTLLHFRNTTEAGATSGSRDKGLHGKLRAGVCYSVLDVVNSRHQRIVVGVRLQQVAGRDRKVDIKPFTIQGLPVAVNPTEMLTETVGERQARVLSLQELKDRVEAMEGVQFKQFNSITDYHALMFDLGVIPRRLRSASDRSKFYRLIEASLYGGISSAITRSLRDYLLPENSGVRKAFQDMEAALRENRMTLEAIRVTQSDRDLFKHLISEATSYVAADYMRHANERRIHLDGALVLRNDLFTSRKQLSGEQYRHVEMARELAEQSGAQSDLETDYQAASDHLSLVQTAMRQQEKIERYESDLEELTYRLEEQNEVVAEASELHAEHEARAEAAELEVDELKSQLADYQQALDVQQTRAIQYQQALQAIERARDLCQIPDLSIQNSEAWLETFQSKEQEATEILLMLEQKMSVASAAHNQFETAYQLVVKIAGEVSRSDAWQTARELLRDWSSQQHQAERVEPLRMRLSELEGRLREQQDAERQLQEFCKRTGQDVHPEDLDEMQRELEVQIEELQGVVSQAGERRMEMRQELERVQSRIRELTARAPVWLAAQEALSQLSEQSKEPLESSQQVTEYMQQLLETERETTVERDEVAARKRRIEGQITRLSQPSGAEDSRMIALAERFGGVLLSEIYDDVTIDDAPYFSALYGPSRHAIVVPDLSLIRDQLDGLDDCPEDLYLIEGDPQSFDDNVFEVEEMQGAVLVKTGDRQWRYSHFPQVPLFGRAARENRLETLHKERENLSERYATLSFDVQKIQRAHQAFSRFIGSHLAVAFDADPEAEIRTLSGRRGELERAINAHEGQNQQQRQQYEQAKDAIGMLNKLQPRVGLLCDETLIDRVEEIREEMEEAQDSARFIQQHGVSLSKLEPLVSVLQSDPEQHEQLKEDYAQAQHAQRLAKQQAFALTEVVQRRAHFSYTDSAGMLNENSDLNDKLRQRLEHAEAERTRAREQMRQHQTQLTQYSQVLASLKSSFDAKRDMLKELSQELQDIGVQADANAEARAKTRRDELHTALSTNRARCNQLEKQITFCEAEMDNLQKKLRKLERDYHQSREQVVTSKAGWCAVMRLVKDNGVERRLHRRELAYMDGDELRSMSDKSLGALRLAVSDNEHLRDVLRLSEDPKRPERKIQFYIAVYQHLRERIRQDIIRTDDPVEAIEQMEIELGRLTEELTAREQQLAISSKSVANIIRKTIQREQNRIRQLNQGLQAVAFGQVKSVRLNVNVREAHAGLLDVLSEQQEQHQDLFSSNRLTFSEALAKLYQRLNPQIDMGQRTPQTIGEELLDYRNYLEMEVEVNRGSDGWLRAESGALSTGEAIGTGMSILVMVVQSWEDESSRMRGKDISPCRLLFLDEAARLDAKSIATLFELCDRLEMQLIIAAPENISPEKGTTYKLVRKVFGNNEHVHVVGLRGFAPELPALVNTEADVS; from the coding sequence ATGATTGAACGCGGTAAATTTCGCTCACTGACGCTGGTTAACTGGAACGGGTTCTTTGCCCGTACTTTTGACCTCGACTCACTGGTCACCACGCTTTCCGGCGGTAACGGGGCCGGTAAATCCACCACGATGGCGGCTTTCGTTACGGCGCTGATCCCCGATCTGACGTTGCTGCATTTCCGTAACACCACCGAAGCGGGCGCAACTTCCGGTTCGCGTGATAAAGGCCTGCACGGTAAATTGCGCGCGGGTGTCTGTTACTCGGTTCTGGATGTGGTGAACTCCCGTCACCAGCGTATTGTCGTGGGGGTTCGTCTGCAGCAGGTCGCTGGTCGTGACCGTAAAGTCGACATTAAACCTTTCACGATTCAGGGCTTGCCGGTTGCGGTCAATCCGACGGAAATGTTGACTGAAACGGTCGGCGAGCGTCAGGCTCGTGTGCTGTCTTTGCAGGAACTGAAAGATCGCGTGGAAGCGATGGAAGGCGTGCAGTTCAAGCAGTTCAACTCGATTACCGATTACCATGCCCTGATGTTTGATCTGGGTGTTATTCCACGTCGTTTGCGATCGGCATCCGACCGTAGCAAGTTCTATCGTCTGATTGAAGCCTCGCTTTATGGCGGTATTTCCAGTGCCATCACCCGTTCCCTGCGCGACTATTTGTTGCCGGAAAACAGTGGTGTGCGGAAAGCCTTCCAGGATATGGAAGCGGCGCTGCGTGAAAACCGTATGACGCTGGAAGCTATCCGCGTTACTCAGTCTGACCGCGACCTGTTTAAACACCTGATTTCTGAAGCGACGTCTTACGTGGCTGCAGACTATATGCGTCACGCCAATGAACGCCGTATTCATCTCGATGGTGCGCTGGTACTGCGTAATGATTTGTTCACCAGCCGCAAACAGTTGTCCGGCGAGCAATACCGTCATGTCGAAATGGCACGTGAACTGGCTGAGCAAAGTGGTGCGCAAAGCGATTTAGAAACCGATTATCAGGCTGCCAGCGATCATCTGAGTCTGGTTCAGACGGCAATGCGTCAACAGGAAAAAATCGAGCGTTATGAAAGTGATCTCGAAGAGCTGACGTATCGTCTCGAAGAACAGAACGAAGTGGTGGCTGAAGCCAGCGAGCTGCACGCTGAACATGAAGCGCGCGCTGAAGCCGCTGAACTGGAAGTGGATGAGCTGAAAAGCCAGCTGGCCGATTACCAGCAGGCGCTGGATGTTCAGCAGACCCGTGCGATTCAGTATCAGCAGGCGTTGCAGGCCATTGAGCGTGCGCGCGATTTGTGCCAGATCCCCGATCTGAGCATTCAGAACAGTGAAGCATGGCTGGAAACTTTCCAGAGTAAAGAGCAGGAAGCGACTGAAATCCTGCTGATGCTGGAACAGAAGATGAGCGTCGCTTCTGCCGCCCATAATCAGTTTGAAACGGCTTATCAGCTGGTGGTAAAAATCGCCGGTGAAGTGAGCCGCAGTGACGCCTGGCAAACGGCGCGTGAATTACTGCGCGACTGGTCTTCACAACAGCATCAGGCCGAACGTGTCGAACCGCTGCGCATGCGCTTGTCCGAACTTGAAGGCCGCCTGCGTGAACAGCAGGATGCCGAACGTCAGTTGCAGGAATTCTGCAAGCGTACGGGTCAGGATGTGCATCCCGAAGATCTGGACGAAATGCAGCGTGAGCTGGAAGTACAGATCGAAGAATTACAGGGTGTTGTGTCGCAGGCAGGTGAGCGTCGCATGGAAATGCGTCAGGAACTTGAACGTGTTCAGTCTCGCATTCGCGAACTGACCGCCCGTGCACCCGTCTGGCTGGCCGCGCAGGAAGCACTTAGCCAGTTAAGCGAGCAAAGTAAGGAACCGCTGGAAAGCAGCCAGCAGGTGACCGAATACATGCAGCAGTTGCTGGAAACGGAACGCGAAACGACGGTTGAGCGTGACGAAGTGGCTGCCCGCAAGCGTCGTATTGAAGGGCAGATAACCCGCCTCAGCCAGCCAAGTGGTGCGGAAGATTCCCGCATGATCGCGCTTGCAGAACGCTTCGGTGGCGTGTTGTTGTCGGAAATTTATGATGACGTCACCATCGACGATGCGCCTTACTTCTCTGCATTGTATGGTCCGTCCCGCCACGCGATTGTGGTGCCTGATTTATCCCTGATCCGCGATCAGCTGGATGGGTTGGATGATTGCCCGGAAGACCTCTATCTTATCGAAGGGGATCCACAGTCATTTGATGACAATGTCTTTGAAGTAGAAGAAATGCAGGGCGCGGTACTGGTCAAAACGGGTGATCGCCAGTGGCGTTATTCTCACTTCCCACAGGTGCCATTGTTTGGCCGTGCGGCGCGTGAGAACCGTCTGGAAACCTTGCATAAAGAACGCGAAAACCTGTCAGAGCGTTACGCGACATTGTCGTTTGACGTGCAGAAAATTCAGCGTGCACATCAGGCATTTAGTCGTTTCATCGGCAGTCATTTAGCCGTGGCGTTTGACGCCGACCCGGAAGCTGAAATCCGCACTCTGAGCGGGCGTCGTGGCGAACTGGAACGCGCTATCAATGCGCATGAAGGCCAGAATCAGCAACAGCGTCAGCAATACGAGCAGGCGAAAGACGCTATCGGCATGCTCAATAAATTGCAGCCACGTGTCGGCTTGCTGTGTGACGAAACGCTGATTGATCGCGTTGAAGAAATCCGCGAAGAAATGGAAGAGGCACAGGATTCCGCCCGTTTCATTCAGCAACACGGTGTTTCACTGAGCAAGCTGGAACCGCTGGTATCGGTGCTGCAAAGCGACCCGGAACAGCATGAGCAACTGAAAGAAGATTACGCACAGGCGCAGCATGCACAGCGTCTGGCGAAGCAACAGGCATTCGCTCTGACGGAAGTGGTTCAGCGCCGTGCTCACTTCAGCTATACCGACTCCGCCGGCATGCTGAATGAAAACAGTGATCTGAATGACAAACTGCGTCAGCGTCTGGAACATGCGGAAGCGGAACGTACGCGTGCCCGTGAACAAATGCGTCAGCATCAGACACAACTGACGCAGTACAGTCAGGTTCTGGCCTCGCTGAAAAGTTCGTTCGATGCCAAACGCGATATGCTCAAAGAACTTAGCCAGGAATTGCAGGATATCGGTGTTCAGGCTGATGCAAATGCTGAAGCACGTGCTAAAACCCGCCGTGACGAACTGCACACCGCGCTCAGCACCAACCGGGCACGCTGTAATCAGCTCGAAAAACAAATCACCTTCTGCGAAGCAGAAATGGATAACCTGCAGAAGAAATTGCGCAAACTTGAGCGTGATTATCATCAGAGCCGCGAACAGGTAGTGACCTCGAAAGCGGGCTGGTGTGCGGTGATGCGTCTGGTGAAAGACAATGGCGTTGAACGTCGTTTGCACCGTCGTGAGCTGGCGTATATGGATGGCGACGAACTGCGTTCCATGTCGGATAAATCCCTTGGCGCGCTGCGTCTGGCGGTCTCTGATAACGAACATCTGCGCGATGTACTGCGTCTGTCCGAAGATCCAAAACGCCCTGAACGTAAAATCCAGTTCTACATTGCTGTATACCAGCATCTGCGCGAACGTATCCGTCAGGATATTATTCGTACCGATGATCCGGTTGAAGCGATTGAACAGATGGAAATCGAACTGGGCCGTCTGACCGAAGAACTGACAGCCCGCGAGCAGCAACTGGCCATCAGTTCGAAAAGTGTGGCGAATATCATCCGTAAAACCATTCAGCGCGAACAGAACCGTATCCGCCAGCTGAACCAGGGCCTGCAGGCTGTGGCCTTTGGTCAGGTGAAAAGTGTGCGTTTGAACGTGAATGTACGCGAAGCGCACGCGGGACTGCTGGATGTGTTGTCTGAACAGCAGGAACAGCATCAGGATCTCTTCAGCAGTAACCGTCTGACCTTCTCGGAAGCGCTGGCGAAACTCTATCAGCGTCTGAACCCGCAAATCGATATGGGTCAGCGCACACCGCAAACTATTGGTGAAGAACTGCTGGATTACCGCAACTATCTCGAAATGGAAGTGGAAGTGAACCGTGGTTCTGACGGCTGGTTACGCGCAGAAAGCGGGGCGCTGTCAACGGGTGAAGCGATCGGTACCGGTATGTCGATTCTGGTGATGGTGGTTCAGAGCTGGGAAGACGAATCGAGCCGTATGCGTGGGAAGGATATTTCGCCTTGTCGTCTGCTGTTCCTTGATGAAGCCGCACGTCTGGATGCTAAATCTATCGCCACGCTGTTCGAGCTTTGCGACCGTCTGGAAATGCAGCTGATTATTGCGGCACCGGAAAACATCAGCCCTGAAAAAGGCACGACCTATAAACTGGTACGTAAAGTGTTCGGCAATAATGAACATGTACACGTGGTCGGTTTGCGTGGATTCGCACCTGAACTTCCGGCACTGGTCAATACGGAAGCTGACGTTTCCTGA
- the ldtD gene encoding L,D-transpeptidase, with translation MLMNQRSLRFLVASCLLASGLSPWFAAWATVPALPLGKTTLSSVQSMSQLQAELLPRGIRPLYLSSLSSLYAANHMQPMWNDRETVQLFQQQLAELAISGIQPQFTQWVKWLTDPQVTGMARDVVLSDAMLGYLQFTSSVEANGDKWLYSATPYKMTTPSLTVINQWQLAVRQGNTSHYLSTLAPQHPYYTKMHDALKTMLTDNRPWPVMTGSASLRPDQISDDVPALREILTRTGMMVASPEENKVAKPTDETIAPNTPGSAANDDLSVDETADKAQQSTPAVSPSATSVQDVLPTVQSTEVPATPAPVAVADNQYTPDLVEAVKRFQKWQGLEADGIIGGRTRQWLNASPQLRATLLALNIQRLRILPGNVNTGIMVNIPNYQLTYYLNGNEVLSSRVIVGRPSRKTPLMSSALNNVVVNPPWNVPTTLVREDIVPKAMNNPGYFQQHGYQVLSGWSNDAEIIDPSMIDWAMISPNHFPYRIRQAPGVSNSLGRYKFNMPSSDAIYLHDTPNHNLFSKDIRALSSGCVRVNKASELANMLLQDAGWNDTRISSALQGGNTTYVAIRHHIPVKLFYLTAWVADDGKPQFRTDIYNYDSTVRSGAQILPQAEILLQ, from the coding sequence ATGTTAATGAATCAAAGGTCTCTCAGGTTTTTAGTCGCCAGCTGTCTGCTGGCGAGCGGTCTCTCGCCGTGGTTTGCTGCATGGGCTACCGTGCCCGCGCTGCCATTAGGAAAAACCACGCTATCAAGCGTACAGAGCATGAGCCAGTTGCAGGCAGAGTTATTGCCAAGGGGCATCAGGCCGTTGTATCTGTCATCTCTGTCATCGCTTTATGCTGCAAATCATATGCAGCCCATGTGGAACGATCGCGAAACAGTTCAGTTATTCCAGCAGCAACTCGCCGAGCTGGCCATATCGGGGATCCAGCCTCAGTTCACGCAATGGGTGAAATGGCTGACGGATCCGCAAGTTACCGGCATGGCCCGTGATGTGGTGTTGTCAGATGCAATGCTGGGCTATTTGCAGTTTACGAGCAGCGTGGAAGCCAATGGAGATAAGTGGTTATACAGCGCCACACCGTACAAAATGACGACGCCGTCGCTGACTGTGATTAATCAGTGGCAGCTGGCTGTGCGTCAGGGCAATACGTCACACTATTTGTCGACTCTCGCACCACAGCACCCTTATTACACCAAAATGCATGATGCATTGAAAACCATGCTGACGGACAATCGACCATGGCCCGTGATGACAGGATCAGCCAGTTTGCGTCCGGACCAGATCAGTGACGATGTCCCGGCCTTGCGGGAGATCCTGACCCGAACCGGTATGATGGTCGCCTCGCCTGAAGAGAATAAGGTGGCTAAACCGACAGATGAAACTATCGCCCCGAACACGCCGGGAAGCGCGGCAAATGACGATCTGTCTGTTGATGAAACCGCTGATAAGGCCCAGCAATCGACCCCGGCTGTCAGCCCTTCCGCAACATCAGTACAAGATGTCCTGCCAACGGTTCAGTCGACAGAAGTGCCAGCGACACCCGCGCCAGTGGCTGTCGCTGATAATCAGTACACACCGGATTTAGTGGAAGCTGTTAAGCGTTTTCAAAAATGGCAGGGGCTGGAAGCGGACGGTATTATTGGCGGACGTACCCGTCAGTGGCTGAATGCCTCTCCGCAATTGCGTGCTACCTTGCTGGCGCTGAATATTCAGCGTCTGCGCATTCTTCCAGGCAATGTGAACACCGGAATCATGGTGAACATTCCAAACTATCAGCTCACCTATTATCTCAATGGCAATGAAGTGTTGTCGTCACGGGTAATTGTCGGTCGTCCAAGCCGTAAAACGCCGTTAATGAGCAGTGCGTTGAATAATGTGGTGGTCAATCCACCGTGGAATGTGCCCACAACGTTAGTGCGTGAAGATATCGTGCCTAAAGCCATGAACAATCCCGGTTACTTCCAGCAACATGGCTATCAGGTATTGTCTGGCTGGAGTAACGATGCTGAAATCATCGATCCTTCAATGATCGACTGGGCAATGATATCACCCAACCATTTCCCCTATCGCATCCGTCAGGCGCCGGGCGTAAGCAACTCTCTGGGGCGGTATAAATTTAATATGCCGAGTTCTGATGCTATTTATCTGCATGACACGCCAAACCATAACTTGTTCAGCAAAGACATTCGTGCGCTGAGTTCTGGCTGTGTGAGGGTGAATAAGGCTTCTGAATTAGCCAATATGCTGTTACAGGATGCAGGCTGGAATGACACGCGAATATCCTCTGCATTGCAGGGCGGCAATACCACGTATGTGGCAATACGCCATCATATACCGGTAAAACTGTTTTATCTGACGGCATGGGTCGCGGATGACGGTAAGCCGCAATTCAGAACAGATATTTACAATTATGATTCAACGGTGAGATCCGGTGCACAAATTCTGCCTCAGGCGGAAATTTTGCTTCAATAA
- a CDS encoding YcbK family protein produces the protein MNEIDKHRRKWLALGSAAMGIALLPGRAFATLSTPRPRILVVNNINTGETLKTEFFDGKRYNKDELARLNHLFRDYRAEKVKSIDPALFDHLYRLQVMLGGTNKPVQLISGYRSLATNNSMREPGSGVAKHSYHTLGQAMDFHIQGIELSNIRKAALKMRMGGVGYYPRSNFVHIDTGPARTW, from the coding sequence ATGAATGAAATCGACAAACATCGCCGTAAATGGCTGGCATTAGGCAGTGCCGCTATGGGGATTGCATTACTTCCAGGTCGTGCATTCGCCACTCTTTCCACACCTCGCCCGCGTATTTTAGTCGTTAACAATATCAATACCGGCGAAACCCTCAAAACCGAGTTTTTTGATGGAAAGCGTTACAACAAGGATGAGTTGGCCCGGTTGAATCATCTGTTCAGGGACTATCGTGCGGAAAAAGTAAAATCTATCGATCCCGCGTTGTTCGATCACCTCTATCGTTTGCAGGTGATGCTTGGCGGAACGAATAAACCAGTCCAGCTGATTTCGGGTTACCGCTCACTGGCGACAAACAACAGCATGCGTGAACCCGGAAGCGGGGTAGCGAAGCACAGCTATCACACGCTTGGGCAGGCAATGGATTTCCATATTCAGGGCATCGAACTGAGCAATATCCGCAAAGCAGCATTAAAAATGCGGATGGGTGGTGTAGGATATTATCCACGAAGTAACTTTGTGCACATCGATACCGGTCCCGCACGGACCTGGTGA